A region of the Montipora foliosa isolate CH-2021 chromosome 8, ASM3666993v2, whole genome shotgun sequence genome:
TAATGGTTAAAAAGAAGGGACCAGACAAGGGTCAAAGATTGCAAATAAGATACCAGGAGAGGCAGCCGTTACACAACATCACTTGGTCTGCATGGATTTCAAAAGTGGTAAAGAGTGTAGCCAGAAAAAGCACTTGagaaacagaataaaaacatggAGGTTGAAACAAACGGAGAACAAGCAGGCCTTTCGGGAGAAGGTGAAAAACCAGTATACTGCACATACAAGTTCAGTAAATGATAAGTGGGAAAACATCAGAGAGCTTGTTCTTACGGCAGCGGAGGAGGTGTGTGGGAAACTAGAGGCGGGAGAGATGAGAAGAAGGAGACGTGGTGGTGGAGGAATGAGGTTCAAGATAAAATCAAAGCCAAGAAAAGTGCCCGCTACAAGGAGTGGCAAGCTATCGGGCTTGAACTCGAGgaacaaaagaaacagaaagaggATGCGTACAGAGTTGCGAAAAAGGAGGCAAAGAAAGCAGTGGCCAAGCCCAGATGGGATGCAGGAAATGAATTCTACAATAATCTGGACACTAGGGATAAAGAGGCAGCAGCACgggaaaaggaaaaatcgacGCAGTATTCATAGTCAAGCAAGTGCAAGAGAAATTCACGGAGAAGAAGAGAGATCTGTACTTCACCTTCGTTGACCTCGAAAAGGCGTACGATAGAGTGCCACGGGAGCTGGTTTACTGGTGTCTGGGAAAGAGAAATGTGCCAGAGAGCAAAGTCAGGTTGGTGAGAGCGACATATAAAAACACTAAGATGGTAGTGAGGACTGTGCATGGACAGACAGAGCCCTTTGACAACAAGGTCAGACTGCATCAAGGCTCAGCTCTAAGTCCGTTCCTGTTCTTAGTGATTTTGGACACAATAAGTGAAAGCTTCAGACAGGGTGTCCTATGGGAACTGCTATTTGGTGATGATCTAGTAGTGATGGATTAGAGTAAGGAAAAAAAGTTGCAAGAGAATTGGTTGAAGTGGAAAACAGGTATGGCAAAGTACGGAATGAAGGTAAACACCACCAAGACGGAGACCATGGTGAGTGCAAGCCAAAGGAAAGATATAAATATCGTGGACAACAACATTGTTAAACTGAAGCAGGTAGACAAATTTAAATACCTGGGCGTGACCCTGAGCGAAAATGGAGGTTCGGAGGAGGCAGCCAAAGCAAGAATCAACGCTGGCTGATCAAAGTTGAAAGATTACACGGGTATAATGCACGACAAGCGAATACCGAGACGACTGAAGGTTAAGATATATGAAACGGTGAAACGACCAAGACTGTTGTACGGAGCAGAGGTCTGGACAATGAGGAAGAAAGAGGAAAGGATGCTAGCCGCGACGGAGATGAAAATGCTGCGCCGTATTAAAGGAATCACGCTGAAGGACAAACAGAGAAATGAAGACATTCGAGCGGAGTTCAAAGTTGTTAACATCCTGGATAAAGTACGCCAGGCGCGACTTCGTTGGTATGGACACCTGGTCCAAATTTCCAGCGATAACAAAGTATGGAAAATGGAGGTGGAAGGAAGTCGGCCAAGGGGAAGACCGCGCAAGCCATGGATGGAAAATCTGAGGGATGATATGGAGAAAAGTGGTTTGAGGGAGGGGGATGCGTGGGGTACAACATCCTGGAGAAAGAAAATACAGATGCCCTGACCTGGCAGTAAGCCGCATAAGGAGgacaaatattattaattttcatcCGTGTACAAcgtacagggcccggttgttcaaaagccgattaacgctaatcccagattaaaaatttaccAAGGAGTTTACTTTTCTACTCcgaaatgctgttcaacgctgatattcggaaaaattttacattagaggaagacaatcttgaaaaacaaaaacaagcaaaagaaacttccacaaaaaagttgaaaaaaggaaaccaaCTTTACACTGATCCTGGATTAAATTAATCGGCTTTCgcaacaaccgggcccagacgATTTTTCATGTCCTGAAAACGCCGAAGTTGCTAAAAAGTGGCTTCATACTAACTTGCGCTCCAATAACAATAACCCTATCAAGTCTATTGTACCGAATTATTTTACTTCTTTCTCAAGTTCCAGATCCAATTGCCTTCTTTCCTCTCAATGGCCAATATGGTACCAAGGAAATGAACAACAGAGCGCGCCAagggaaccccacgggagttAAATTATCTCAGGGGCCTGACGGCAAGGATGCTGGCTCTTATGAATTTTCGGGAACTGCAAATAGTTTCATTGAATTCCCCAACAGTGACAGGGGACCTTTGGATGTCAACGGTGTCTCAATGACGATGTTGTGCTGGATATACCCTACTGGTCAAACGGGACCTCTCTTCAACTATAAGACGAGTGGACAGTGGGGAGTTCATCTTTGGGACGGAGGCAATAACAAACTTTTTGCCCGCTTTACCCGACGTGATTATTCATTCACAACTGGCTTGTATGCTGG
Encoded here:
- the LOC138012827 gene encoding uncharacterized protein — translated: MLAIAVLLFSVAELNAQGDCPPETIVPDPIAFFPLNGQYGTKEMNNRARQGNPTGVKLSQGPDGKDAGSYEFSGTANSFIEFPNSDRGPLDVNGVSMTMLCWIYPTGQTGPLFNYKTSGQWGVHLWDGGNNKLFARFTRRDYSFTTGLYAGSIPRNTWHFVGASYDHKTGLEKLWVNAQVVSTLNIGAGINLATQDSVRMGVKTGDGRFYKGRIAQMQVYNDALNEKQVQEIKQRTTVA